TCGAGGATAAGCGAGACCAGAATAAAATCAGACACAGCATGGAACAGTTAATCCAGCAAAGGGTATTGCAAATAGCCAGTGGCTATGAAGATGCCATCGATAGCAATCAGCTGAGAAAAGACCCAATTTTAAAAATTGCCTGCAATCGGTTGCCAATAGATGAAGAAGAGGAACTACTGGCAAGTCAGTCAACCATGACGCGGTTAGAGAATCGGATTGCGAAATCAGAGAACAAAGCCATGAGGCGGTTATTTATCGAGAAATATATCGAACAGCACAAGACCCCTCCCAAACAAATCGTACTAGACATAGATGGGTGGGATGCGCCAACGCACGGAGAGCAACAGATGAGCTTTTTTCATGGATACTATGATCATCATATCTACTATCCCGTATTGATCAATGAAGCAAAAAGTGGATATCCTCTAGTATTGCAACTGAGAGCAGGGAATAGTCATGCAGGGAAAGGAGTCGCACCAATATTACGTTGGCTATTCTGGCGATTAAAACGGGAATGGGCAGGAGTCGAAATCATTTTGCGGGGTGATGGAGGATTCTCCTTACCCGAAATCATCAAAGTCTGCGAGCGTTCGGGTGTTGGCTATGTTTGTGGATTTTCTAGTAATGCTGTTTTAAAGCGCAAGGTAGCTAATTTGCTGGAACGCGCAAGATTGCAATATTGTCAGACGAGAGAAAAAGCGCGGTTGTTTGATGATGTTTACTACCAATCTAGTTCATGGTCAGAACCACGACGCTTAGTAATGAAAGCGGAATGGCTAGAAAAAGGCGCTAATCCACGTTTTCTGATTACCAATTTGGCGTTACCACCCCAAGAACTTTACGATAAATTTTATGTCTATAGAGGGGCGGATTCTGAGCATCGTATCAAGGAATTGAAATTGGGTATCAAGGCAGGTCGCCTCAGTTGTCATAGTTTTACGGCTAACCAGTTTCGGCTGCTTCTGGCTCAGGCTGCCTATATTCTCATGTTAACGATTCGACAAGCGGCGGCGGCAACGACATTAGCCAAAGCTCAAGTAATTCGCTTACGCGATTCTTTGCTCAAATGTGCGGCTCATGTCAAAGTGTCGGTTAGGCGGGTGCTGGTAGAATTGCCAAATTTCTTTCCCTTTGCTAAAGAATTCTGTCTGATTTCTCAGCGTTTATCCGAGCCTAACTTCTGTATTTTTGATTAGTTTTTGACCTCTCATAGGATTAATCTATCTCTTTGTAGCCATTTAAGTCCATTTTTGCCATTAATTCTTGTTTCTGTTGCTTTTTCTTCTTTTAATTGATGCAAATCTCTCCATTCTTAACTTAACGATCTGTTTTTGCTTGGATTTCGTTTCTCTTTCCCATCTCGTGAATAATACAGGCTAGAATCTACACGAATTACTTTATCTCTTACAGATAACCAAAAT
This genomic stretch from Pseudanabaena galeata CCNP1313 harbors:
- a CDS encoding IS1380 family transposase — encoded protein: MTECNQEAKIEFYKKKRLEVKFSGEQLSSEGGILLVRQAEEKVKIIEEMAERIEDKRDQNKIRHSMEQLIQQRVLQIASGYEDAIDSNQLRKDPILKIACNRLPIDEEEELLASQSTMTRLENRIAKSENKAMRRLFIEKYIEQHKTPPKQIVLDIDGWDAPTHGEQQMSFFHGYYDHHIYYPVLINEAKSGYPLVLQLRAGNSHAGKGVAPILRWLFWRLKREWAGVEIILRGDGGFSLPEIIKVCERSGVGYVCGFSSNAVLKRKVANLLERARLQYCQTREKARLFDDVYYQSSSWSEPRRLVMKAEWLEKGANPRFLITNLALPPQELYDKFYVYRGADSEHRIKELKLGIKAGRLSCHSFTANQFRLLLAQAAYILMLTIRQAAAATTLAKAQVIRLRDSLLKCAAHVKVSVRRVLVELPNFFPFAKEFCLISQRLSEPNFCIFD